In Brockia lithotrophica, one DNA window encodes the following:
- a CDS encoding MFS transporter, translating to MPPSWTALAPGVHVHPDHATLLSLLDRAPFRRAHLIAWILASGGTFLDGFSVFMLGMAIPLVRQDLALTATDVGLLGSALLAGAIVGASVGGRLADHVGRKPVLIGTMFVAGFAAAAAAAARDAAGLVAALVVLGAGIGMDFPASSSYIAECMPRRDRGRVMVATIAAQAVGMVVASRVASTVFSHTADLGAWRILFFAAAAVGGAFGLARTLLGESPRWLMGVGRNREAVRAIARFVRDGSEGKEALEALAARLADTPVRASRLPSGNRPPGFLALFHRAYLRRTVLSTLPWFFMDVATYGVGLFTAVLLSSLHLGQGTRSLSARLEVLARGSGDLDVFLLLGFLVGMWAVPRFGRIRMQLAGFLGMAFGAGLLLWATAFPPESPVHFALVVAGFVVFNLAMNAGPNSTTYILPAELFPTRLRATGSGFAAAAAKGGATLGVFLIPLVQNAFGLRAVLGLLLAASLLGFGSTWAFRVDDRVRTLEEHQAADLP from the coding sequence ATGCCTCCCTCGTGGACGGCACTCGCACCGGGCGTGCACGTCCATCCGGATCACGCGACCCTCCTCTCCCTCCTCGATCGGGCTCCCTTTCGCCGGGCGCACCTGATCGCTTGGATCCTCGCTTCCGGCGGCACGTTTTTGGACGGATTTTCCGTATTCATGCTGGGGATGGCGATTCCCCTCGTTCGTCAAGACCTGGCGCTTACGGCGACGGATGTCGGCCTCCTCGGGTCGGCGCTTCTTGCGGGGGCAATCGTAGGAGCGTCGGTTGGGGGACGGCTGGCCGACCACGTCGGGCGGAAACCGGTCCTCATAGGTACGATGTTCGTTGCCGGGTTTGCCGCCGCGGCTGCGGCCGCAGCCCGAGACGCCGCAGGGCTCGTCGCCGCCTTGGTGGTTCTCGGGGCGGGAATCGGGATGGACTTTCCCGCGAGCAGCAGCTACATCGCCGAATGCATGCCCCGTCGGGACCGCGGGCGGGTGATGGTAGCGACGATCGCCGCGCAGGCCGTGGGGATGGTCGTCGCCTCTCGCGTCGCGAGTACGGTTTTTTCGCACACGGCAGACCTCGGTGCGTGGCGGATTTTGTTTTTCGCGGCGGCGGCAGTCGGGGGCGCATTCGGCCTTGCCCGTACGCTTCTCGGAGAAAGCCCCCGCTGGCTCATGGGTGTGGGCCGCAACCGAGAGGCCGTACGGGCGATCGCCCGGTTTGTGCGGGACGGATCGGAGGGCAAGGAGGCCCTAGAGGCGCTCGCCGCACGTCTCGCCGATACCCCCGTCCGCGCGTCCCGTCTGCCTTCCGGGAATCGCCCCCCGGGATTTCTCGCCCTCTTTCACCGAGCATACCTTCGCCGTACGGTTCTCAGCACGCTTCCTTGGTTTTTTATGGACGTGGCTACGTACGGCGTGGGTCTTTTCACGGCCGTCCTCCTCTCTTCTCTCCACCTGGGGCAGGGAACGAGAAGCCTTTCCGCGCGCCTCGAGGTTCTCGCCCGGGGGAGCGGCGACCTCGACGTGTTTCTCCTTTTGGGGTTTCTCGTGGGGATGTGGGCGGTACCCAGGTTCGGGAGGATACGCATGCAGCTTGCGGGCTTTCTGGGGATGGCTTTCGGAGCGGGACTCCTTTTGTGGGCGACGGCGTTTCCGCCGGAAAGTCCGGTTCACTTCGCCCTCGTGGTTGCCGGGTTCGTCGTCTTCAACCTCGCGATGAACGCTGGCCCCAACAGCACGACGTACATCCTTCCTGCCGAACTCTTTCCCACACGCCTGCGGGCTACGGGTTCCGGTTTTGCCGCGGCAGCGGCAAAGGGCGGGGCGACGCTCGGGGTGTTTCTCATTCCCCTCGTGCAGAACGCCTTTGGGCTTCGTGCTGTACTCGGTCTCCTTTTGGCCGCAAGCCTTTTGGGTTTTGGGTCTACGTGGGCGTTTCGCGTGGACGATCGCGTGCGAACGTTGGAGGAGCATCAGGCTGCGGACTTGCCTTAA
- a CDS encoding cytochrome c biogenesis CcdA family protein — MNISLGIAFVSGLVAFFSPCVFPLYPSFLAYVTGVSAREVHSAKEARLRARVVLHSLLFALGLSTIYFLLGFGASFLGQLFFTYQDLIARIGGAFILLMGLVVMGVVHIEFLERTFQFRLGKGSGSTLGAYIRSYLVGLLFGAGWTPCVSPILGGIFALAATQPAQATALMLAFSLGFAGPFVLFGFFLSFVTKLSAYTPLIARIGGALLVLTGLLLMTGQFARLALCLG; from the coding sequence ATGAACATTTCACTGGGAATCGCTTTCGTGTCGGGTTTGGTAGCGTTTTTTTCCCCGTGCGTCTTTCCCTTGTATCCTTCCTTCCTCGCCTATGTGACCGGCGTCTCCGCGCGCGAGGTGCACAGCGCAAAGGAGGCGCGCCTGCGCGCCCGCGTCGTCCTCCACTCCCTCCTTTTTGCCTTGGGCCTCTCTACGATCTACTTCCTTTTGGGGTTTGGGGCGTCTTTTCTCGGACAACTGTTTTTCACCTATCAGGACCTCATCGCGCGCATCGGCGGCGCGTTCATCCTCCTCATGGGCCTCGTCGTCATGGGGGTCGTCCACATCGAGTTTCTCGAGCGCACGTTTCAGTTCCGCCTGGGCAAGGGGAGCGGTTCGACCTTGGGCGCGTACATCCGAAGCTACCTCGTGGGGCTCCTCTTCGGAGCGGGGTGGACGCCGTGCGTAAGCCCGATTCTCGGGGGGATCTTTGCCCTCGCGGCTACGCAGCCGGCGCAGGCGACCGCCCTCATGCTCGCCTTTAGCCTCGGCTTTGCCGGGCCGTTCGTCCTCTTCGGCTTTTTCCTCTCCTTTGTCACGAAGCTTTCCGCATACACCCCTCTCATCGCGCGGATCGGCGGTGCCCTCCTCGTCCTCACGGGGCTCCTCCTCATGACTGGTCAGTTTGCCCGCCTCGCGCTTTGCCTCGGATGA